From the Xiphophorus hellerii strain 12219 chromosome 20, Xiphophorus_hellerii-4.1, whole genome shotgun sequence genome, the window tcaaatgaaaagaacagaaaatatgaaaagagaATTTGTTTTACCTTTTAAGTATAACAAGGGCGTGCATTGTCCAGGGCAAGTAAAGGAAGACCTTGTCAGTTCTGACAGCATCAACGGTCTTCTGGGCAACTACTTCAGGCTTAAGTGGTGGAAAGAGCTGAGGAAACCtagaaaataatacatttaagatttggAGATAAATGGAGCAATCTTATTAAATGAATAACTTTTTTATCTGGTTATATAGATTCAGAGCTTCGAGTGTCTACCAACCTGACTCTCATACCCCGAAACATCTCTGTGTTGGTGTGGAAAGGAAGCACAGTGGTGCAGCCGACACCGGGACAGTCCAATAAGCCAAGTGTCAAACTCTCCATGAAAGCCAGTGATGAGGCTTTAGAGGTGCAATAGTCTATGGCCCCAGGGATTGGGGACTGGGACAGGATGGAGTTAATGCACACTACATGGCCGTGTTGTAGTTCCAGCATTCGAGGCAGGAAAGCTTTTGTTGTCTAAAGCATTAacataaaaagagagaaagaagggaAGAAGACAAATGCATGAAGGGGAATGAAGAACAGAACCAACATGAGAAATTGTCTGCAGTGTCATTACATATTATATTTCCCATTACATTTAGCTGATAATTCTATTTATGTCTCCTTATGACAAGGTCCTTTGATcttaatacagaaaaaaatgccGAGAGTTTCAAAACTCCTCCGATGTGTCAGAGACTGAGAGGCAATTTGGAAATTCCTCACTTAACCTGCCATAATAGCAGTCATGACTGACATGTCTGGGGTGCCTTCTGTATACACTTTCATACTATgatcaaaacataaaagtaaGGATAATCCACCAGAAGGAATTCCCCTAATTCTGCAGGCAAACAATCTCTGCTTTGACTTGTGAAATGCTTACCCAGAACTGTCCCAAGGTGTTGATATGTTGAGTTTTCAGAAGAGCATCGTCATCGCTGTCCATCAAACTTTTACCATGCACTACAGCTGCATTGTTCACTAATATTGTAACATCTCCAACCTTGGATAAAAAAGCACAAGATACCATGGACattaaaattgaaatgaaatgctGGGAAGCAAGAAGATGTTTAAAAGGTAGATGGAATTGCCTCTGCTTGTAGCTTTACAACACTTAGGACAGTTTACCTTTTCTCTCACCACTTTGGCTTGTTTGTACACTTCGTCCCGATTGGCCACATCACATACAAAGTAACAGCATTCTGATCCAGAGAGGGAGATTTCTTCAGCTGTCTCTTTTAAACACTTCTCTGTTCTGCCCCAAAGGATCACCTAATAAGCAGCAAGATTTTTAAAGGTTAGAGACAAATAAAGAGAGGTTCTGCAAAGAAACTGAGCACAACACAAACTAATTAAGTGCACTCTTATGTGTACTGTAAATTATGTGAGAGGGTAAAAAGGGGATTTACTTATTCTTTATTTGTTATAGTCAGTCTTTGACTGAACATGACATCTTTTATGCAACTTTTTGGCAATAAGACATGTTGCTCTTTTCATTGATAGAACAAAGAGGCCATTTTTACTCAAACAAATAGTCTTCGTACAAGATTAAAGGCTTCGAGGTTGCTGTGAATGAACTGTCTCTTCATCCACCCGTACACTAAATGAACGCTAGTCATTTGAGCAGGGAACTTGGTGTTGGCTGGGGATGGGAAGAAGGGGGGGATCCAGTGATTGGGCAATTAGATCTGTCAGTCTTTGGGGTCAGGGAAAGGTAATGAAATCACGGGGTCAGCCATCCTCATCTCTCAAATACAAATTCTCAGAGAGATTACACAGCTTGTTGGGCAGATGAGCCTTGTCATTGCTGGTAAGGGAGTCCGAAgacaatgtgtgtgtgaagagcTGAGGATGTCAGTGCAGGCTTTGGCTGGTTGCCCATGACTGTGAGAATAACACTGGGCAAAAATATCCACAGTAAAGTGATCTTGCATATTTAAGTCAGGAAGCGTGTAGTCAGCAAGGCTGCTTCTTGGCCCAATGTTCAGCCTGGAATCTCGTATTATTTTGCcaatgtttatttgtaaacacCCATTTACTCAGTTGGCATGCAGGAATTTACATTGACTTTGAGATATGACTCTAAAATATGTCATTACAGAAGATATATTTGAGAATTTTGCAGAaactggatttttgtttttacagtgttggtGTTCTAAATATATGACTGCACAATCTGGAGGTCTGCTATTTGTAGAGGCGAATCAAAGTCAGTGACTCTATACAATCAACTAAGGTGTCTTAGTTAATATTTTGCCAACTGGTATTATAATTTGAAATGTACTGCTTTGTATTATAACTATGATTGAACCTGAAAGTATGTAATTAAGTTTTAATAATTCCATATGATTGGAATAATTGATCATATACTGTAGTTCTGCATGTAGATGGGATCTAATTGCCTTGTAAAGTACCTTGAGATGGCATTTGTTATGAATTAGCgctgaataaataaactcaatTGGAACAGAACCAAATAAAGTATTGTCAGAAAACAATGGAAAATCTTCAGATCCAGTCTCTTCACATTATGGTTATCTTTGGTAGTGTTCTGGTTAATGGTGAACATGGTAGATTatcataaacaaatatttaagcaATATAGTTTAGGGGGACCAGTGACTACAGTCTTCAATGTGCTCTTCAATTCCTTATCATAACTGTTGGCAATCAGGAGTTTGCCTCCTTCTGAAAACAGCTCTCGTTTGAttggggttttgtttgtttgcttcatttGCAAGACCATTTAAGTAATCACTGAAGGAAGACAGGTcttgataaataatttaaagcttttaataGGATTTGAGCCAGACAAATAAAGTTGACAGTTCTCATTAAAACTCGGCACTTAAAACCGTGTTCTCctgttaaaacattatttaatgtaTCAGTTTATCACCCGTCAAAGCACAGAGGACAATCAGAGCAAGCACACATTGGCCAAATTGACATCTGAATAGAAAACTGTTTATAATTGTTCTTGCAAAGGCAGTGTACTTTGGTGGTAAACCGCTGATTGCTCCAACAAGGCATGCCTAACAAGACATAATGTCAACACACGAATCAAG encodes:
- the dhrs3b gene encoding short-chain dehydrogenase/reductase 3b, with translation MELKSAFRMLFFPIQMFYHIVRASLLSLLPSSKKDLSKEVVLITGGGRGIGRHLAMEFAKQGAKKVILWGRTEKCLKETAEEISLSGSECCYFVCDVANRDEVYKQAKVVREKVGDVTILVNNAAVVHGKSLMDSDDDALLKTQHINTLGQFWTTKAFLPRMLELQHGHVVCINSILSQSPIPGAIDYCTSKASSLAFMESLTLGLLDCPGVGCTTVLPFHTNTEMFRGMRVRFPQLFPPLKPEVVAQKTVDAVRTDKVFLYLPWTMHALVILKSFMPQVALEEIHRFSGSYTCMNTFKGRT